In the Dioscorea cayenensis subsp. rotundata cultivar TDr96_F1 chromosome 12, TDr96_F1_v2_PseudoChromosome.rev07_lg8_w22 25.fasta, whole genome shotgun sequence genome, one interval contains:
- the LOC120273711 gene encoding SAC3 family protein C isoform X1 — protein MDKHLAAGRGGGSRGRGRKPGFYRGGSSYTVPSSSAPSWRPRRSDHTEPVTGSQAISDPSPSIPEQDIKSEHEFLIGTCPDMCPEKERAQRERLRDLSVFERLNGNPGRTSPSLAVKKFCRTMSTLHLQTSDIRPPSVLQNTLKYLLGLLESTSHPFDVVHDFIFDRTRSIRQDLTMQQIINEQAIDMYEEIVKFHITSHCKLARYSGKSDESSLYYLNMEQLMKCLLSIFDMYDMARRSKGVIKNEAEFRSYYVLLHLGCKIPTMGNSLSSWFCRIPFSILQSEEMCLARTLLRYYRMGDYKQFISTTATRASHLQLCLLEPFLNEVRAQALAYINLCGYKVNPYPLTHLSKLLMIQEQDLESLCSACGLETCIDEAGTKLLPAKQTSFSLPKLGFQSYGLLNRDTC, from the exons ATGGACAAGCACCTCGCCGCCGGCCGTGGCGGCGGTAGCCGTGGCCGTGGGAGGAAGCCGGGTTTTTATCGAGGTGGAAGCTCGTACACGGTCCCGTCGTCCTCTGCACCTTCGTGGAGGCCTCGCCGGTCGGACCACACAGAGCCGGTCACTGGCAGCCAAGCAATCTCTGATCCGAGTCCATCGATTCCTGAGCAGGATATTAAGAGTGAGCATGAATTCTTGATCGGAACTTGCCCCGATATGTGCCCAG AGAAGGAGAGGGCCCAACGCGAGCGGCTTAGAGATTTGTCGGTGTTTGAGAGATTAAATGGAAATCCTGGCAGAACTTCTCCAAGCCTGGCTGTTAAGAAG TTCTGCAGAACCATGTCTACGCTACATTTGCAGACATCTGACATAAGGCCTCCTTCTGTTCTGCAAAACACATTGAAGTATCTGCTGGGTCTACTGGAATCCACAAGTCACCCTTTTGACGTAGTccatgattttatctttgatagAACGAGATCAATTCGCCAAGATCTCACCATGCAGCAAATCATAAATGAGCAAGCTATTGATATGTATGAGGAAATA GTTAAGTTCCATATTACATCACATTGCAAGCTTGCCAGATATTCTGGCAAGTCTGATGAATCTTCCTTGTATTACCTGAACATGGAGCAACTTATGAAGTGCCTCTTGTCTATTTTTGACATGTATGATATGGCTCGTAGATCAAAAGGTGTAATTAAGAATGAAGCTGAGTTCCGTTCTTATTATGTTCTTCTACATCTTGGTTGTAAGATCCCAACAATG GGCAATTCTCTCTCTTCATGGTTTTGCCGCATTCCTTTCTCCATTCTCCAATCAGAGGAAATGTGTCTTGCTAGGACCCTACTGAG ATACTACCGGATGGGTGACTATAAGCAGTTCATTAGTACTACAGCAACCAGAGCATCTCACCTACAGTTGTGCCTTCTAGAACCTTTTCTTAATGAG gTCCGCGCACAAGCACTAGCATATATTAATTTATGCGGATACAAGGTGAATCCTTACCCACTGACACACCTTTCTAAACTCCTGATGATCCAG GAACAAGATCTGGAATCTCTATGTTCTGCATGTGGTTTGGAAACATGCATAGATGAAGCAGGTACTAAGCTTTTACCTGCCAAACAAACAAGTTTCTCTCTTCcaaaattagggtttcaaaGTTATGGCCTTCTGAACAGAGATACATGTTAG
- the LOC120273711 gene encoding SAC3 family protein C isoform X3, translating to MDKHLAAGRGGGSRGRGRKPGFYRGGSSYTVPSSSAPSWRPRRSDHTEPVTGSQAISDPSPSIPEQDIKSEHEFLIGTCPDMCPEKERAQRERLRDLSVFERLNGNPGRTSPSLAVKKFCRTMSTLHLQTSDIRPPSVLQNTLKYLLGLLESTSHPFDVVHDFIFDRTRSIRQDLTMQQIINEQAIDMYEEIVKFHITSHCKLARYSGKSDESSLYYLNMEQLMKCLLSIFDMYDMARRSKGVIKNEAEFRSYYVLLHLGCKIPTMGNSLSSWFCRIPFSILQSEEMCLARTLLRYYRMGDYKQFISTTATRASHLQLCLLEPFLNEEQDLESLCSACGLETCIDEAGTKLLPAKQTSFSLPKLGFQSYGLLNRDTC from the exons ATGGACAAGCACCTCGCCGCCGGCCGTGGCGGCGGTAGCCGTGGCCGTGGGAGGAAGCCGGGTTTTTATCGAGGTGGAAGCTCGTACACGGTCCCGTCGTCCTCTGCACCTTCGTGGAGGCCTCGCCGGTCGGACCACACAGAGCCGGTCACTGGCAGCCAAGCAATCTCTGATCCGAGTCCATCGATTCCTGAGCAGGATATTAAGAGTGAGCATGAATTCTTGATCGGAACTTGCCCCGATATGTGCCCAG AGAAGGAGAGGGCCCAACGCGAGCGGCTTAGAGATTTGTCGGTGTTTGAGAGATTAAATGGAAATCCTGGCAGAACTTCTCCAAGCCTGGCTGTTAAGAAG TTCTGCAGAACCATGTCTACGCTACATTTGCAGACATCTGACATAAGGCCTCCTTCTGTTCTGCAAAACACATTGAAGTATCTGCTGGGTCTACTGGAATCCACAAGTCACCCTTTTGACGTAGTccatgattttatctttgatagAACGAGATCAATTCGCCAAGATCTCACCATGCAGCAAATCATAAATGAGCAAGCTATTGATATGTATGAGGAAATA GTTAAGTTCCATATTACATCACATTGCAAGCTTGCCAGATATTCTGGCAAGTCTGATGAATCTTCCTTGTATTACCTGAACATGGAGCAACTTATGAAGTGCCTCTTGTCTATTTTTGACATGTATGATATGGCTCGTAGATCAAAAGGTGTAATTAAGAATGAAGCTGAGTTCCGTTCTTATTATGTTCTTCTACATCTTGGTTGTAAGATCCCAACAATG GGCAATTCTCTCTCTTCATGGTTTTGCCGCATTCCTTTCTCCATTCTCCAATCAGAGGAAATGTGTCTTGCTAGGACCCTACTGAG ATACTACCGGATGGGTGACTATAAGCAGTTCATTAGTACTACAGCAACCAGAGCATCTCACCTACAGTTGTGCCTTCTAGAACCTTTTCTTAATGAG GAACAAGATCTGGAATCTCTATGTTCTGCATGTGGTTTGGAAACATGCATAGATGAAGCAGGTACTAAGCTTTTACCTGCCAAACAAACAAGTTTCTCTCTTCcaaaattagggtttcaaaGTTATGGCCTTCTGAACAGAGATACATGTTAG
- the LOC120273711 gene encoding SAC3 family protein C isoform X5, protein MDKHLAAGRGGGSRGRGRKPGFYRGGSSYTVPSSSAPSWRPRRSDHTEPVTGSQAISDPSPSIPEQDIKSEHEFLIGTCPDMCPEKERAQRERLRDLSVFERLNGNPGRTSPSLAVKKVKFHITSHCKLARYSGKSDESSLYYLNMEQLMKCLLSIFDMYDMARRSKGVIKNEAEFRSYYVLLHLGCKIPTMGNSLSSWFCRIPFSILQSEEMCLARTLLRYYRMGDYKQFISTTATRASHLQLCLLEPFLNEVRAQALAYINLCGYKVNPYPLTHLSKLLMIQEQDLESLCSACGLETCIDEAGTKLLPAKQTSFSLPKLGFQSYGLLNRDTC, encoded by the exons ATGGACAAGCACCTCGCCGCCGGCCGTGGCGGCGGTAGCCGTGGCCGTGGGAGGAAGCCGGGTTTTTATCGAGGTGGAAGCTCGTACACGGTCCCGTCGTCCTCTGCACCTTCGTGGAGGCCTCGCCGGTCGGACCACACAGAGCCGGTCACTGGCAGCCAAGCAATCTCTGATCCGAGTCCATCGATTCCTGAGCAGGATATTAAGAGTGAGCATGAATTCTTGATCGGAACTTGCCCCGATATGTGCCCAG AGAAGGAGAGGGCCCAACGCGAGCGGCTTAGAGATTTGTCGGTGTTTGAGAGATTAAATGGAAATCCTGGCAGAACTTCTCCAAGCCTGGCTGTTAAGAAG GTTAAGTTCCATATTACATCACATTGCAAGCTTGCCAGATATTCTGGCAAGTCTGATGAATCTTCCTTGTATTACCTGAACATGGAGCAACTTATGAAGTGCCTCTTGTCTATTTTTGACATGTATGATATGGCTCGTAGATCAAAAGGTGTAATTAAGAATGAAGCTGAGTTCCGTTCTTATTATGTTCTTCTACATCTTGGTTGTAAGATCCCAACAATG GGCAATTCTCTCTCTTCATGGTTTTGCCGCATTCCTTTCTCCATTCTCCAATCAGAGGAAATGTGTCTTGCTAGGACCCTACTGAG ATACTACCGGATGGGTGACTATAAGCAGTTCATTAGTACTACAGCAACCAGAGCATCTCACCTACAGTTGTGCCTTCTAGAACCTTTTCTTAATGAG gTCCGCGCACAAGCACTAGCATATATTAATTTATGCGGATACAAGGTGAATCCTTACCCACTGACACACCTTTCTAAACTCCTGATGATCCAG GAACAAGATCTGGAATCTCTATGTTCTGCATGTGGTTTGGAAACATGCATAGATGAAGCAGGTACTAAGCTTTTACCTGCCAAACAAACAAGTTTCTCTCTTCcaaaattagggtttcaaaGTTATGGCCTTCTGAACAGAGATACATGTTAG
- the LOC120273711 gene encoding SAC3 family protein C isoform X2, with translation MDKHLAAGRGGGSRGRGRKPGFYRGGSSYTVPSSSAPSWRPRRSDHTEPVTGSQAISDPSPSIPEQDIKSEHEFLIGTCPDMCPEKERAQRERLRDLSVFERLNGNPGRTSPSLAVKKFCRTMSTLHLQTSDIRPPSVLQNTLKYLLGLLESTSHPFDVVHDFIFDRTRSIRQDLTMQQIINEQAIDMYEEIVKFHITSHCKLARYSGKSDESSLYYLNMEQLMKCLLSIFDMYDMARRSKGVIKNEAEFRSYYVLLHLGCKIPTMGNSLSSWFCRIPFSILQSEEMCLARTLLRYYRMGDYKQFISTTATRASHLQLCLLEPFLNEVRAQALAYINLCGYKEQDLESLCSACGLETCIDEAGTKLLPAKQTSFSLPKLGFQSYGLLNRDTC, from the exons ATGGACAAGCACCTCGCCGCCGGCCGTGGCGGCGGTAGCCGTGGCCGTGGGAGGAAGCCGGGTTTTTATCGAGGTGGAAGCTCGTACACGGTCCCGTCGTCCTCTGCACCTTCGTGGAGGCCTCGCCGGTCGGACCACACAGAGCCGGTCACTGGCAGCCAAGCAATCTCTGATCCGAGTCCATCGATTCCTGAGCAGGATATTAAGAGTGAGCATGAATTCTTGATCGGAACTTGCCCCGATATGTGCCCAG AGAAGGAGAGGGCCCAACGCGAGCGGCTTAGAGATTTGTCGGTGTTTGAGAGATTAAATGGAAATCCTGGCAGAACTTCTCCAAGCCTGGCTGTTAAGAAG TTCTGCAGAACCATGTCTACGCTACATTTGCAGACATCTGACATAAGGCCTCCTTCTGTTCTGCAAAACACATTGAAGTATCTGCTGGGTCTACTGGAATCCACAAGTCACCCTTTTGACGTAGTccatgattttatctttgatagAACGAGATCAATTCGCCAAGATCTCACCATGCAGCAAATCATAAATGAGCAAGCTATTGATATGTATGAGGAAATA GTTAAGTTCCATATTACATCACATTGCAAGCTTGCCAGATATTCTGGCAAGTCTGATGAATCTTCCTTGTATTACCTGAACATGGAGCAACTTATGAAGTGCCTCTTGTCTATTTTTGACATGTATGATATGGCTCGTAGATCAAAAGGTGTAATTAAGAATGAAGCTGAGTTCCGTTCTTATTATGTTCTTCTACATCTTGGTTGTAAGATCCCAACAATG GGCAATTCTCTCTCTTCATGGTTTTGCCGCATTCCTTTCTCCATTCTCCAATCAGAGGAAATGTGTCTTGCTAGGACCCTACTGAG ATACTACCGGATGGGTGACTATAAGCAGTTCATTAGTACTACAGCAACCAGAGCATCTCACCTACAGTTGTGCCTTCTAGAACCTTTTCTTAATGAG gTCCGCGCACAAGCACTAGCATATATTAATTTATGCGGATACAAG GAACAAGATCTGGAATCTCTATGTTCTGCATGTGGTTTGGAAACATGCATAGATGAAGCAGGTACTAAGCTTTTACCTGCCAAACAAACAAGTTTCTCTCTTCcaaaattagggtttcaaaGTTATGGCCTTCTGAACAGAGATACATGTTAG
- the LOC120273711 gene encoding SAC3 family protein C isoform X4, whose protein sequence is MDKHLAAGRGGGSRGRGRKPGFYRGGSSYTVPSSSAPSWRPRRSDHTEPVTGSQAISDPSPSIPEQDIKSEHEFLIGTCPDMCPEKERAQRERLRDLSVFERLNGNPGRTSPSLAVKKFCRTMSTLHLQTSDIRPPSVLQNTLKYLLGLLESTSHPFDVVHDFIFDRTRSIRQDLTMQQIINEQAIDMYEEIVKFHITSHCKLARYSGKSDESSLYYLNMEQLMKCLLSIFDMYDMARRSKGVIKNEAEFRSYYVLLHLGCKIPTMGNSLSSWFCRIPFSILQSEEMCLARTLLRYYRMGDYKQFISTTATRASHLQYCCKLSHNCIQSLIFLVTLIAAI, encoded by the exons ATGGACAAGCACCTCGCCGCCGGCCGTGGCGGCGGTAGCCGTGGCCGTGGGAGGAAGCCGGGTTTTTATCGAGGTGGAAGCTCGTACACGGTCCCGTCGTCCTCTGCACCTTCGTGGAGGCCTCGCCGGTCGGACCACACAGAGCCGGTCACTGGCAGCCAAGCAATCTCTGATCCGAGTCCATCGATTCCTGAGCAGGATATTAAGAGTGAGCATGAATTCTTGATCGGAACTTGCCCCGATATGTGCCCAG AGAAGGAGAGGGCCCAACGCGAGCGGCTTAGAGATTTGTCGGTGTTTGAGAGATTAAATGGAAATCCTGGCAGAACTTCTCCAAGCCTGGCTGTTAAGAAG TTCTGCAGAACCATGTCTACGCTACATTTGCAGACATCTGACATAAGGCCTCCTTCTGTTCTGCAAAACACATTGAAGTATCTGCTGGGTCTACTGGAATCCACAAGTCACCCTTTTGACGTAGTccatgattttatctttgatagAACGAGATCAATTCGCCAAGATCTCACCATGCAGCAAATCATAAATGAGCAAGCTATTGATATGTATGAGGAAATA GTTAAGTTCCATATTACATCACATTGCAAGCTTGCCAGATATTCTGGCAAGTCTGATGAATCTTCCTTGTATTACCTGAACATGGAGCAACTTATGAAGTGCCTCTTGTCTATTTTTGACATGTATGATATGGCTCGTAGATCAAAAGGTGTAATTAAGAATGAAGCTGAGTTCCGTTCTTATTATGTTCTTCTACATCTTGGTTGTAAGATCCCAACAATG GGCAATTCTCTCTCTTCATGGTTTTGCCGCATTCCTTTCTCCATTCTCCAATCAGAGGAAATGTGTCTTGCTAGGACCCTACTGAG ATACTACCGGATGGGTGACTATAAGCAGTTCATTAGTACTACAGCAACCAGAGCATCTCACCTACA GTACTGTTGCAAATTATCTCATAATTGCATTCAAAGCCTAATTTTCTTGGTAACGTTGATTGCTGCCATTTAG
- the LOC120273711 gene encoding SAC3 family protein C isoform X6 translates to MDKHLAAGRGGGSRGRGRKPGFYRGGSSYTVPSSSAPSWRPRRSDHTEPVTGSQAISDPSPSIPEQDIKSEHEFLIGTCPDMCPEKERAQRERLRDLSVFERLNGNPGRTSPSLAVKKFCRTMSTLHLQTSDIRPPSVLQNTLKYLLGLLESTSHPFDVVHDFIFDRTRSIRQDLTMQQIINEQAIDMYEEIVKFHITSHCKLARYSGKSDESSLYYLNMEQLMKCLLSIFDMYDMARRSKGVIKNEAEFRSYYVLLHLGCKIPTMGNSLSSWFCRIPFSILQSEEMCLARTLLRYYRMGDYKQFISTTATRASHLQLCLLEPFLNEVLLQIIS, encoded by the exons ATGGACAAGCACCTCGCCGCCGGCCGTGGCGGCGGTAGCCGTGGCCGTGGGAGGAAGCCGGGTTTTTATCGAGGTGGAAGCTCGTACACGGTCCCGTCGTCCTCTGCACCTTCGTGGAGGCCTCGCCGGTCGGACCACACAGAGCCGGTCACTGGCAGCCAAGCAATCTCTGATCCGAGTCCATCGATTCCTGAGCAGGATATTAAGAGTGAGCATGAATTCTTGATCGGAACTTGCCCCGATATGTGCCCAG AGAAGGAGAGGGCCCAACGCGAGCGGCTTAGAGATTTGTCGGTGTTTGAGAGATTAAATGGAAATCCTGGCAGAACTTCTCCAAGCCTGGCTGTTAAGAAG TTCTGCAGAACCATGTCTACGCTACATTTGCAGACATCTGACATAAGGCCTCCTTCTGTTCTGCAAAACACATTGAAGTATCTGCTGGGTCTACTGGAATCCACAAGTCACCCTTTTGACGTAGTccatgattttatctttgatagAACGAGATCAATTCGCCAAGATCTCACCATGCAGCAAATCATAAATGAGCAAGCTATTGATATGTATGAGGAAATA GTTAAGTTCCATATTACATCACATTGCAAGCTTGCCAGATATTCTGGCAAGTCTGATGAATCTTCCTTGTATTACCTGAACATGGAGCAACTTATGAAGTGCCTCTTGTCTATTTTTGACATGTATGATATGGCTCGTAGATCAAAAGGTGTAATTAAGAATGAAGCTGAGTTCCGTTCTTATTATGTTCTTCTACATCTTGGTTGTAAGATCCCAACAATG GGCAATTCTCTCTCTTCATGGTTTTGCCGCATTCCTTTCTCCATTCTCCAATCAGAGGAAATGTGTCTTGCTAGGACCCTACTGAG ATACTACCGGATGGGTGACTATAAGCAGTTCATTAGTACTACAGCAACCAGAGCATCTCACCTACAGTTGTGCCTTCTAGAACCTTTTCTTAATGAG GTACTGTTGCAAATTATCTCATAA